The DNA window CGACATCATCTGCCGTGATGGCGGCACCGTCAGGACCCGGTTCAGCTTGTAGGACGAGGTGAACTCCTCCGCGCAGGTCAAGTCCTAACGAAATTCCCCTTTCTGAATCCGTAAGGGGCTGAATTGAGAATACTACAGTGATGGCGATCAGCAATAAGGTTGCTGTTAATTTCAGGATACTTCCCCTTTTCATCATACTTCCTCCCTTAATTGTTACCTGGGACTTGCCCATGCCAAACATAATTATAATCCTCGCTTATTCGCGGTGTCAATGAAAGGTAGTTTTTAGGGTCGTTTTTTAAAGAAGCTTAACTTCATTGATTTTAAGTTCAAATTCAGTGTCTAAAAAACTGGCTGCCCTACGACAAAGGAGCATGCGGGCCAAGAATATTTCGAAATAATCCATAACGGGGCAAATTTCCGTATTGATGGTAATCTCCAACGCAACTCTATCTTTAGGGTAAACCCGTAGAAAAGAATGCTCCACAGCATAATTGACACGGTCATGAATATCAAAGGTTGCCGGGTCCTGGTTTCTTACCCGCGAGCGATGCACGTCGGATTTGTCCGCTAAGATTAATGCTGCGGAGATATTGCTGACAGGATTGCCGTCGCTTTCGTCGTGATTGCCAATGGCACCAATGACGATGGCAATTTCTTCAGGGGCCATGGCGTGACGCTCCAGAATATGAGCGGACAGCAGCGCACCCGTCTGAGCGTGTCCGCTTCGATTGATGACATTGCCGATATCATGAAGATAAGCGGCTACTGCCGCAAGTTCGCATTCTCGTTCCGAGTAACCCAATTTCTCCAGGATATTATAAGCAATACTGGACACTAATCCCACATGTCTCAAGCCATGTTCCGTAAATCCGATGGCTGCCAGATTTCTGTTGCCCACTTCGATATAGCCTTGAACGATTGGGTCCGCTTTCAAATCAGCTATCGTAACCGACTTCATGAAAATTCCCCCAGACTGTTTGCCTCTGTCTTATCTAACCTACTTGCTTATAAATCCACTTGGATAAGTCCTTCTTCCTGAAGAATCCTTAACCGGTAGCAATTCATGCCCACATGGCCCAAATCCTCTAGTAAACCATAATTGGCTACAGCACCAACCACCGCCCCGATTCCCGGCAGCATTTGGAGCATTTTTCGCAGATCGATGGCATCCCGATATTCCACCTGGAACTGCTCCCAATCGAAGAGTTCCATGGCTTTTAACTCCGGATACTCTTTGACTGTTTCCTCCCAATGGACCAGTTTGTAGAACACCCCCGGGCGTTTCTCCTGGCTGGAAAAGGCCAATTGGAAAACAAACAGCAGGTATAACCGTTCTTTATAGCTGACCGTGGAATACCCATAGATATGAGCAAGTTCGAAAAGAAATTTCATTTTAATAGCGATCAGAGCGGGAAAATCCGCTATACCCAGTATGATTCCCCCAGCACCTGTTCCAGCGCCTTCTGCTGCCGCCACTCGTTTGTAATTCTTGAGCAGTTCCAAGGCCTTCTGATCCCTTTCCAGGAGAGCGGCCTGTTTAATGGGCTTGCCTTTGGGTATAAATTCAAGACCAAAGAGTACCCCGCGAACCAGTCCTTTGATGGTGGCCGTCAGGGTATCAAAAAATTTCTTAGGGTAGAGTCCGTTGACTTTACTTTGAATTGCTTTCGATCCCTTTTCCAACAAACCCGGTGGGCGCAATATTTTCTTTTGCCACCGCAGTAATTCACTTTGGATATGCTCTTCGTAAGTCACTTCATCCCCCACCTGACATAAAGATTTATTTTGAACCAAACCAAATTCTTACCAACCAATGAAATAAGCAAGTAGATACTTCCACTTGCTTATTCGTTCCTCTATATTGTACCCGTAATTAGGTCGGACATTCTTGTGGCCTTATTCTGCGGTCTGCTCTTGCTCAACGACCTCTTCATTTTTCTCTGCTTTATCCTTTTTCTCTGCCTTTTTCTCTTTTTCCACGACAATTTCACGATTTTCGACGGAACCTATACCGTTCTTAGTCACTTCGAT is part of the Desulfitobacterium chlororespirans DSM 11544 genome and encodes:
- a CDS encoding HD domain-containing protein codes for the protein MKSVTIADLKADPIVQGYIEVGNRNLAAIGFTEHGLRHVGLVSSIAYNILEKLGYSERECELAAVAAYLHDIGNVINRSGHAQTGALLSAHILERHAMAPEEIAIVIGAIGNHDESDGNPVSNISAALILADKSDVHRSRVRNQDPATFDIHDRVNYAVEHSFLRVYPKDRVALEITINTEICPVMDYFEIFLARMLLCRRAASFLDTEFELKINEVKLL
- a CDS encoding EcsC family protein — its product is MTYEEHIQSELLRWQKKILRPPGLLEKGSKAIQSKVNGLYPKKFFDTLTATIKGLVRGVLFGLEFIPKGKPIKQAALLERDQKALELLKNYKRVAAAEGAGTGAGGIILGIADFPALIAIKMKFLFELAHIYGYSTVSYKERLYLLFVFQLAFSSQEKRPGVFYKLVHWEETVKEYPELKAMELFDWEQFQVEYRDAIDLRKMLQMLPGIGAVVGAVANYGLLEDLGHVGMNCYRLRILQEEGLIQVDL